A portion of the Rhinopithecus roxellana isolate Shanxi Qingling chromosome 19, ASM756505v1, whole genome shotgun sequence genome contains these proteins:
- the LOC115894748 gene encoding uncharacterized protein LOC115894748: protein MGVDTVPSASQRRKLRLREVHQCAHDHTTSEWQSEDLSPRPVLFSAVLVTWSPEAPLNRNQHPQQPYSGPWCRAWPKSPLAFRSPSSFLPMPSPSSDHPLAVGRGLPLPPFPRVSPAEPCGLSPHTPLWIQKNHKCCLLCVLSPLPTVSLSHTPRPDPRPGLQAAPSCLLLGQETAIPSQLGDFQAGNSNSSARKRLQQGQEHRDRGGNWRERERKSLCLPLSAQLQGRETVRGQSRAGPTTGHEQAHPPWRPRTCHQPAEEAGDSRPKANIWSRTNACSRPSSGTCQLCDLRKAKAVSEPSSILKTFFTV, encoded by the exons atgggggtggacacCGTGCCCTCcgcttcacagaggaggaaactgaggctgagagaagtCCATCAATGTGCACACGACCACACCACCAGCGAGTGGCAGAGTGAGGACTTGAGCCCGAGGCCCGTGCTCTTCAGCGCTGTGCTTGTCACGTGGTCTCCTGAGGCGCCTTTAAACCGAAACCAACACCCTCAACAGCCTTACTCCGGGCCCTGGTGCAGAGCCTGGCCCAAGAGTCCCCTTGCTTTCCGTAGCCCCTCCTCATTCCTACCAATGCCTTCGCCTTCCTCAGACCACCCCCTGGCTGTAGGTCGcggtctccctctgccacccttCCCACGTGTCAGCCCAGCAGAGCCCTGTGGACTTTCACCACACACCCCGCTCTGGATTCAGAAGAATCACAAATGCTGCCTGCTTTGTGTcctcagccccctccccactGTGTCCCTGTCCCACACGCCCCGCCCTGACCCTCGGCCAGGCCTGCAGGCAGCACCTTCCTGTCTGCTCCTCGGTCAGGAAACAGCAATTCCCTCCCAGCTTGGGGATTTCcaagctggaaattcaaacagCTCAGCACGGAAGAGGCTTCAACAGGGTCAG GAACACCGTGATCGTGGTGGAAactggagggaaagagaaaggaagtccCTCTGCCTGCCGCTGTCAGCGCAGCTCCAGGGGCGAGAGACGGTGCGAGGTCAATCCCGGGCTGGGCCCACCACCGGCCACGAGCAGGCGCATCCTCCCTGGAGGCCCAGGACCTGCCACCAGCCAGCTGAAGAGGCTGGAGACTCGAGGCCGAAAGCCAACATCTGGAGTCGCACCAATGCATGCTCTCGTCCCAGCTCTGGCAcatgccagctgtgtgaccttag GAAGGCCAAAGCTGTCTCCGAGCCGAGCTCTATTCTAAAGACATTTTTCACTGTTTAA